One part of the Lemur catta isolate mLemCat1 chromosome 13, mLemCat1.pri, whole genome shotgun sequence genome encodes these proteins:
- the LOC123649198 gene encoding Y-box-binding protein 1-like: MSSEGKTQRPPAAPPAAPALSAADTKPRTTASGAGSGGPGGLISPAPASGDKKSIATKVLGTVKCFNVKNRYGFINRNDTKEDVFVHQTAIKNNPRKYLRSVGDGETVEFDVVEGEKGAEAANDTGAGGIPVQGSKYAADRNHYRCYPRRRDPPRNYQQSYQNSESGEKNEGSESAPEGQAQQRRPYRRRRFPPYYMQRPYGHRPQYPNPPVQGEVMEGAGNQGAGEQGRPPVRQNMYQGYRPRFRRGPPCQRQPREDGNEEDKENQGDETQGQQPPQHRYRRNFNDPRRRPENPKPQEDKETKAADPPAENLSTPEAEQGGAE, translated from the coding sequence ATGAGCAGCGAGGGCAAAACCCAGCGGCCGCCCGCCGCCCCCCCTGCCGCCCCCGCCCTCAGCGCTGCAGACACCAAGCCCCGCACCACGGCCAGCGGCGCAGGGAGCGGTGGCCCGGGCGGCCTCATATCGCCGGCGCCTGCCAGCGGGGACAAGAAGAGCATTGCAACGAAGGTTTTGGGGACAGTAAAATGCTTCAATGTAAAAAACAGATATGGTTTCATCAACAGGAATGACACCAAAGAAGATGTATTTGTGCACCAGACTGCCATAAAGAATAACCCCAGGAAGTACCTTCGCAGTGTAGGAGATGGAGAAACTGTGGAGTTCGATGTTGTTGAAGGAGAAAAGGGTGCAGAGGCAGCAAATGATACAGGCGCTGGTGGGATTCCAGTTCAAGGCAGTAAATATGCAGCAGACCGTAACCATTATAGATGCTATCCACGTCGCAGGGATCCTCCACGCAATTACCAGCAGAGTTACCAGAACAGTGAGAGTGGGGAAAAGAACGAGGGATCGGAGAGTGCTCCTGAGGGCCAGGCCCAACAACGCCGGCCCTACCGCAGGCGAAGGTTCCCACCTTACTACATGCAGAGACCCTATGGGCATCGACCACAGTATCCCAACCCTCCTGTGCAGGGAGAAGTGATGGAGGGTGCTGGCAACCAGGGTGCAGGAGAACAAGGTAGACCACCAGTAAGACAGAATATGTATCAGGGTTATAGACCACGATTCCGCAGGGGCCCTCCTTGCCAAAGACAGCCCAGAGAGGACGGCAATGAAGAGGATAAAGAGAATCAAGGAGATGAGACTCAGGGTCAGCAGCCGCCTCAACATCGGTACCGCCGCAACTTCAATGACCCACGCAGACGCCCAGAAAACCCTAAACCACAAGAGGACAAAGAGACAAAAGCAGCCGATCCACCAGCTGAGAATTTGTCCACTCCCGAGGCTGAGCAGGGCGGGGCTGAGTAA